The following coding sequences lie in one Rutidosis leptorrhynchoides isolate AG116_Rl617_1_P2 chromosome 4, CSIRO_AGI_Rlap_v1, whole genome shotgun sequence genomic window:
- the LOC139842736 gene encoding uncharacterized protein, producing the protein MILTSPSGEEHAYVLRFNFDVTNNEAEYEALLAGLNIALKLNITKLRAYVDSQLVSNQFNGSFDAHELSMQKSQNKKADALSKLAALTFSHFQKQVWVEELPSKAINGSLVIAAIAEEQPNWMNPIINNLHNNVLPEDKVEARLVRIRSPMYTIENDTLYCKSYNGPLMRCVGPAEAEMIMKEVHSGFCAFHSGYKTIASKIMRLGYFWPTLYRDVAKIMKRCKSCQRHAPQNRRSRHDMIPVNLPWPFYKWAIDIVGPFPAGAGNVKFLIVEIDYFTKWVEAKALCTITGVQRLNEKRTRWFDELSNVLWANRTTFKKSTDETPFSLVYGSEAMIPAEIFVPTHRVTNFDETANKDALCENLNFVEERKLMAAIREANNKQQIAKYYNKKVRALAFDVGEWVLRNNEASRAKNVSKLGPNWEGMTPHQKSL; encoded by the exons ATGATTCTGACAAGTCCAAGTGGTGAAGAGCATGCATATGTGCTGCGGTTCAATTTTGATGTTACCAATAATGAAGCTGAATATGAGGCGCTGTTGGCTGGGTTGAACATTGCGCTTAAACTAAACATCACTAAGTTGCGTGCATATGTTGATTCGCAGTTAGTCTCCAATCAGTTCAATGGATCCTTTGATGCGCATGAGCTCTCCATGCAAAA GAGCCAAAACAAAAAGGCAGATGCATTAAGCAAGCTTGCAGCCTTAACTTTTTCACATTTTCAAAAGCAAGTTTGGGTAGAGGAATTGCCTAGCAAAGCAATCAATGGCAGTTTAGTTATCGCGGCGATTGCGGAGGAACAACCAAATTGGATGAATCCAATTATTAACAATCTACACAATAACGTACTACCAGAAGATAAAGTTGAGGCAAGATTAGTGCGTATAAGGTCGCCTATGTACACCATTGAAAATGATACCTTGTATTGCAAATCATATAATGGGCCATTAATGCGTTGTGTTGGCCCCGCAGAGGCTGAGATGATTATGAAAGAGGTTCATAGTGGTTTTTGTGCGTTTCATTCAGGTTATAAAACTATTGCGTCCAAGATCATGCGGTTGGGCTACTTTTGGCCAACCCTATATCGCGATGTGGCAAAAATAATGAAAAGATGCAAAAGTTGTCAAAGACATGCACCGCAGAACAGGAGATCAAGGCATGATATGATACCAGTAAATTTGCCTTGGCCATTCTATAAGTGGGCGATCGATATTGTAGGGCCGTTTCCTGCAGGTGCAGGAAATGTGAAGTTCTTGATCGTAGAAATCGATTATTTTACCAAATGGGTAGAGGCAAAAGCATTGTGCACAATCACAGGAGTGCAA CGCTTAAATGAAAAGCGAACAAGATGGTTTGATGAACTATCCAATGTGCTGTGGGCAAATCgcacaacatttaagaaaagtACTGACGAAACACCTTTTAGTCTAGTGTATGGTTCGGAGGCAATGATCCCCGCAGAAATTTTTGTGCCAACACATAGGGTTACCAATTTTGATGAAACAGCAAACAAAGATGCTTTGTGCGAAAATTTGAATTTTGTGGAGGAACGCAAATTAATGGCTGCAATAAGAGAAGCAAATAATAAACAACAAATTGCGAAGTATTATAACAAGAAGGTGCGTGCTCTAGCCTTTGATGTTGGCGAGTGGGTTTTGCGTAATAATGAGGCAAGTCGCGCAAAAAATGTTAGTAAATTGGGTCCAAATTGGGAAGGTATGACACCccatcaaaaatccctttaa
- the LOC139842737 gene encoding pathogenesis-related protein 1-like: MYQLIYKLSLVCVIFISILQFCHSNDEQNTPEDFLNAHNKYRDEVGAPPLRWCQSIAKFAEYYANQRKNDCALQHSHNDKYGENLATGYGGFSAVHAVKLWVNQKVNYDYKANTCAAFKHCGYYTQVVWKNSTKLGCARVKCTNGARFITCNYDPKGNVKKERPF; this comes from the coding sequence ATGTATCAGTTAATTTACAAATTGTCACTTGTTTGTGTTATATTCATATCAATATTACAATTCTGTCATTCCAATGATGAACAAAATACACCAGAGGACTTTTTGAACGCCCACAATAAGTACAGAGATGAGGTGGGTGCGCCACCTCTGAGATGGTGTCAATCAATAGCTAAATTTGCGGAGTACTACGCTAATCAAAGGAAGAACGATTGTGCACTTCAACACTCGCATAACGATAAATATGGTGAGAATCTCGCCACGGGGTATGGGGGCTTCTCAGCTGTACACGCGGTCAAGTTGTGGGTTAATCAGAAGGTTAATTACGATTATAAGGCGAATACTTGTGCAGCGTTCAAGCATTGCGGATATTATACGCAAGTGGTTTGGAAAAACTCGACCAAACTTGGGTGTGCTAGGGTCAAATGCACGAATGGTGCACGCTTTATTACGTGCAATTACGACCCCAAAGGGAACGTCAAAAAAGAGAGACCTTTCTAG